In Haliscomenobacter hydrossis DSM 1100, the DNA window AAAAGCCAAAGCTGGGTCAGCGAGCGAAGTCGGACGGTCAGTGAGCGAAGTCGAACTGGACCACCAACGCGCCCTCACGGGTGATGACCTGGCCGATTTTGTCAACATCCAACTCTTTCCCTACCTCAAAAAATTCAAAACCGAGGCCGAAAGCCCCGATACCATCGAATACAAAATTGGTGAAATTTTCAGCGAGCTCAAAAACCGCATCCAAAGCGGCTACAACCTGCGGGAAGTCATCAACCGCATCGACGAGCTGCGCTTCCGCACCCACGCGGAAAAGCACGAAATGAGCCACCTCTACGAGGACAAGATCAAAAACATGGGCAACGCCGGGCGCAACGGCGGCGAATACTACACTCCTCGCCCCTTGATCAAAACCATCGTCAAAGTGGTCGCCCCCAAAATTGGCCAAACCATTTACGACGGTGCCGTAGGCTCGGCAGGCTTCCTGGTGGAGGCCTTTGAGTATTTGAAAAACGGTGGTGCCGACGGTCGCCCCAATCTATCCACCAAGGACGTAGAAACCCTGCAAAAACGCACCTTCTACGGCAAAGAGAAAAAATCCCTGGCCTACATCATCGGCATCATGAACATGATTTTGCACGGTGTGGAAGCCCCCAATATTGTCCACACCAACACCCTAGCCGAAAACCTGAGCGACATCCAGGAAAAAGACCGCTACGACATCATCCTGGCCAATCCCCCCTTTGGTGGCAAGGAACGCGCCGAAGTGCAACAAAACTTCCCCATCAAAACGGGTGAAACCGCCAGCCTCTTTTTGCAGCATTTCATCAAAATCCTCAAAGCGGGCGGCAAAGCCGGAGTGGTGATCAAAAACACCTTTTTGAGCAATACCGACAACGCCTCCATCAGCTTGCGCAAACTGCTCCTGGAAACCTGCAACCTGCACACCGTGCTCGACCTCCCGGGTGGAACCTTCACCGGAGCGGGGGTAAAAACGGTGGTGCTGTTTTTTGAAAAAGGTGCGCCAACTCAAAAGGTCTGGTTTTATCAATTGAACCTGGAGCGCAACCTGGGCAAAACCAATGCCCTCAATGAAAAGGATTTGGCGGAGTTTGTGGCGCTGCAAAAGCTAAGGGCTGGCCAGGTAGAGGGCCCCGAAACGGAAAACTCATGGAACCTCAGCGTAAGGGATGCCCTAAGTGGCAGCCCCAATACCTACGACCTGAGTGCCAAAAACCCGAATAAAAAAGAGGAAAGCGCCCTACGCCAGCCGGAGGAGATATTGGCGGAGATGCGGGCACTGGATGAGGAGAGTGCGGATATTTTGAACGCGATAATGGAATTGATATGAGAGAGGGATGGGAAATGAAGAAGTTGGGAGAAGTAGTTTCAATTGAACGTGGTGGCTCTCCACGACCAATTGAAAAGTACATTACTAATTCTCCTGATGGGATAAATTGGATTAAAATTTCAGATGCAACCGCGTCAGAAAAATACATCTATGAAACGAAAGAAAAAATCACGAGGGATGGTTTACATAAAACCAGAGTGGTAAACGAAGGGGATTTTATTCTTTCTAACTCAATGAGCTTTGGGAGACCTTACATCATGAAAACTAGAGGGTGTATTCATGATGGTTGGTTAGTGCTTAAACAAAAGGACAACAAAATATTTGAAACTGAATTTCTTTATTATTTATTATCTTCTCCATTTGTCTTTCAACAGTTTAATTCAAAAGCTGCTGGTTCAACAGTTCGGAACTTGAATATTGCATTAGTAAGTTCTGTGGATGTCCCAACGCCTCCCCTCCCCGAACAACACCGCATCGTCGCCATCCTCGACGAAGCCTTCGCCGCCATCGCCAAGGCAAAAGCCAATGCTGAACAAAACCTCAAAAACGCGAAGGAGCTTTTTGAAAGTTATTTGCAAGGGGTGTTTGAGCAGCGGGGGGATGGTTGGGAAGAGAAGACGTTGGGGGAAATTGCTAAGCATTCTCTGGGTAAAATGTTAGACAAAAACAAAAATAAAGGTACCCTCCAAAAATACCTACGCAATCAGAGTGTAAGGTGGTTTAGCTTTAATTTAAATGATTTGACTGAAATGCCTTTCCTTGAAAATGAAAAAGAAAAATACACAGCCATCAAAGGTGATGTAATGGTTTGCGAGGGTGGTTATCCCGGACGAGCTGCAATTTGGGAAGAAGATTACCCAATTTATTTTCAAAAAGCAATTCATAGAGTACGTTTTCATAAAATAGAATATAACAAATTGTTTCTGTATTATCTATTTATTTCTGACAAGTCTGGAAAATTAAAAACACATTTTTCTGGAACAGGGATTCAACATTTTACAGGCGAAGCTCTTCATAAATTTGTAGTGCCAGTTCCACCAGTAAATGAAGCAAAATCCATCGTCCAAAAACTCGACGCCCTTTCCGCCCAAACCAAAAAGCTCGAAGCCATCTACCAGCAAAAGATCAATGACCTGGAGGAGTTGAAAAAATCCATTTTGCAGAAAGCCTTTAGTGGGGAATTAAAAACCGTTGAAGCATTAGCCCTATGAATGGAATCGAAATCTACAAAACCCAGAATGGTGAAACCGCCATCGAAGTGAAATTTGAGCAGGAGACGGTTTGGTTGTCTCAGCAGCAAATGGCGGAGCTATTTGAGCAAACCAAACAAAACATCAGTTTACACATCAACAACTGCTACAAAGAGGGAGAGTTAGAAAAAACGGCAACTGTCAAGGAATACTTGACAGTTCAAAACGAAGGAAACCGAGAGGTTAAACGCCGAATTGAGTATTACAATTTAGATGTTGTGATTTCCGTAGGTTATCGCGTCAAATCCAAACGTGGCACCCAATTCCGTCAATGGGCCACCCAACGCCTGAACGATTACCTCGTCAAAGGCCAGGCCATCAACCAAAAACGCCTGGAGGAACTGGGCAAAATGGTGCAATTGATCGAGCGACAAGGCAAAACCGAAGGTTTGCAGTTTATCGATGCCAAAGGGTTATTGGATATTTTGAGCAACTACACCCGAAGTTTTGTTTTGCTCAATCAATTCGACAGCCATACCCTGGGCACCAGCAGCCTGAACGAGACCATCACCTACGAAATTCAATATCCGGAAGCACTGGCGGCCATTGCCGAGCTCAAAAAACAGTTGATCGAAAAAAAGGAAGCCACCGAGCTTTTTGGCAATGAAAAAGACGATGGGTTCAAAAGTTCTTTACAAAGCATCGTCCAAACTTTTGGTGGTCAATACCTCTACCCCAGCATTGAAGAACAGGCCGCCAACCTCTTGTATTTTGTAATCAAAAACCATTCGTTCAGTGATGGCAATAAACGGATTGGGGCATTTTTATTCATCTGGTTTTTGGAAAAAAATAAACACCACCTCAAAAAAAGTGGTGAGCTCAAAATCAACGACAACGGCCTCACCGCGCTGGCCTTACTCGTCGCCCAAAGTGATCCCGCTGAAAAAGAAATGCTGGTAAAACTCATCATGAACCTGGTCAACAGTCCCGAGCCATGAACGAAGCCGAAACCCGCGCCGAACTCATCGACCCCGCCCTCAAAGCCTGCGGCTGGGGTGTAGTGGAAGGCTCTCGCATCCTGCGGGAGTACCATATCACTGCGGGCAAAATCCAGACGGGTGGCCAGCGGGCCAAAAAGCTCAGTGCCGATTACGTACTGGTGTACAAAGGCATCAAACTGGCCGTCATCGAAGCCAAAAGCGCTGAGCTGGAAGTAGGCGAAGGTGTGGCCCAGGCCAAACAATACGCCGAAAAACTCAATGTAGAAACCACCTACAGCACCAACGGCAAAGCGATTTACAGCATCTGTATGAAAACGGGGGTGGAAGCTTTGGTGGATCAATACCTCAGCCCCCAGGAGCTTTGGCTCAAAACCTACCCCCAGGCAGGCAATCCCGGCGAAGCGGAGGCGGAAGCCTGGCGCGAAAAATTCGCCGCCGTTCCCTTTGAAGATAAAAGTGGTACCTGGCAACTGCGCTACTACCAGGAGCTCGCCGTCAAAAACACCCTGGAGGCCGTCGCCCAACAGCGCAACCGCATCCTCCTGACCCTGGCTACGGGCACTGGCAAAACCGCCATCGCCTTTCAAATCGCATGGAAGCTGTTCCAAACCCGTTGGAACCTCTCCCAACAGCTCGGAGGCAGCGCCGCAGTGAGCCGCCGCCCACGCATCCTGTTTTTGGCCGACCGCAACATCCTGGCCGATCAGGCTTATAACTCCTTTTCGGCTTTTCCCGAAGACGCCCTGGTGCGCATCAAACCCAGCGAAATCAAGAAGGGTGGCCGCGTGCCGACCAATGGCAGCATCTTTTTTACCATCTTCCAAACCTTCATGTCGGGTACCGACAAGGACGGCCAACCCGCACCCTACTTCGGCGAATATCCACCCGACTACTTTGATTTCATCATCATCGACGAGTGCCACCGGGGCGGTGCCAACGACGAAGGCAACTGGCGGGCCATTTTGGAGTATTTTTCGCCCGCCGTACAGCTGGGCCTCACCGCCACCCCCAAACGCAAAGACAACGTAGACACCTACAAATATTTTGGCGAACCCGTTTATGTTTACTCCCTCAAAGAAGGCATCAACGACGGCTTTTTAACCCCCTTCAAGGTCAAACGCATCAAAACCACCCTGGACGATTACCGCTACACCAGCGATGACCAAGTCATTGAGGGTGAAATTGAAGAAGGCCGTTTGTACGCCGAACCCGACTTCAATCGCAGCATTGAAATTGTGGAAAGGGAAGCCAAGCGGGTGAAGGTCTATTTGGAAGAGGCCAATCAAAAGGAAAAAGCCATCATCTTTTGTGCCACCCAGGGCCATGCCGCCTTAATTCGGGATTTGGTAAACCAGTACAAGACAAGCAAAGACCCCAACTACTGTGTGCGTGTCACTGCCAACGATGGCGAAATCGGCGAGCAGTTCCTGCGGGATTTTCAGGACAATGAAAAAACCATCCCCACCATTCTGACCACGTCCCAAAAATTGTCGACCGGGGTGGATGCGCGCAACATCCGCAACATAGTACTGCTGCGCCCCGTGACTTCCATGATTGAGTTTAAACAAATCGTCGGTCGGGGTACCCGCCTCTTTGAGGGCAAAGACTTTTTCACCATCTATGATTTTGTAGATGCCTACCGCCACTTTAGCGACCCGGAATGGGACGGTGATCCTCTGGAACCGGAGGAGACCAGCGTAGTCAATGAACCCAGAGAACCTTACGTTCCTCAGCCTCGCGAGAAGCAAGAAGACGATGAAGAAGGTGGAAAACTCAAACGGGTTAAAGTCAAACTACGCGACGGGAAAGAACGGGAAATCCAGCACATGATGGCCACCTCGTTCTGGAGCGCAGAGGGTCGCCCCATTTCCGCCGAGGAGTTTTTGCACAACCTCTTCGGTGAACTGCCCAAACTCTTCAGCGATGAAGCCGAGTTACGCCGTCTCTGGAGCAACCCACTCACCCGACGAACCCTCTTGGAAAAACTGGCCGAAGCGGGCTTTGGCAAAGATGAACTGAACACCCTGCAACAACTCATCGACGCCGAAAAAAGCGACCTCTTCGACGTCCTGGAATACGTCTTCAACAGCGACATCAAACCCATGACCCGCGCCGAAAGGGTGGCCGCCGCCCAAGCCACCATCTTCGCCTTACTCAATGATCAGCAAAAAGAATTCATCGAATTTGTACTGAGCAAATACATCGAAACAGGCGTGGAAGAACTGGATCAGGAGAAATTGCCACTTTTGCTGGTCAATAAGTACCAGTCTTTGCAGGATGCCAAAGGGGTGCTGGGGGAGGTGCGGGATATTAGTGCACTGTTTGTGGAGTTTCAGAAGTATTTGTATGAGGAGAAGGTGGCGTGAGGAGATGTTTTAATCATTGTGCTCGTTCTTCTTACGTACGATTAATACCCCATTTTGTGCAGCAATCCCGGCTTTAAGCGCATGCCTAAACATACTGATACTGGTAAAAGGAGTTAGAGCGATGATAAAATAAATTTTTTCGCCAGTATGCTTGGCCTTCCAGCCCAACCATAAATAAACGGGTCCTAATGCTAGTACGACTATGGCGACAATGGTGGCAGTGGTGTTCTCGCTTGCAAAAAATAAGATTGGGCTAACAATGATGAGTGCCCAGCCAATGAAGTTCGTGGCCTGGTATGCAGTTTGGAAATCATTATTTCTACCGCTGGCTAAGCCACTGGCCAGATCGAGGCCATCACACCAAACTTCCAATCCAGCCTCCCGTAAAATTGGAACAATTGTTTTTCCTCGCTTGGTGGTGAAACTGTGGGCCAACTGAAGTTCTATCTTAAGAGGAACAACCCCAATGGGTTGCCCATCTTGAAGCATCGTAAAATCGGCCCAATTGTCTTTCCAGGTTAAATCAATGAATTCATCGGAGGAGATAATGTAAATACTTGAATGGTACATAAGTGTTTAATCTAGGGTTTGTATATAATAAGCAGCTTCAATTTAATGGTCTTTACCTTCATCCGCTCACTTTTTTTCTTCGTTGGGACGACCGGGGCTATTCTGAATTTAGCCGCTCCCGCGGTTAGTTGTTAAACTGTAGAATGCGCACTGCTTTTGTTTTCCTTTCTTTGCGTTGCAGCTTGTGGGAACAGCTAAACAATCCAGATTTTAAACGCCTCGAATTCGAGGCGTTTAAACATGAGTCAGGAGCAAATAACTTTTCACTCACACCCCAGAAATGGATTGAAGCTAAATTTTCACCATCCAGTTCATCAAAAAAAACGCCCTCAATAAGCATACTGAGGGCGTCATCTGTGTTTAAATAGATATATACCCCACGCGGGATGATCAGGTGATTTTAATGCCAAAACCTGCTGTTGCTATTGCGATGCCTGTATTTACCGACCGCTAACAGGTTCTTTTTGAGTAGTTTGTGTTGCCCGGATGGCTGTGCTGCCAGGTAAGCAGGTATGGATTTAAAGGCCATCACCATATCATAATCCATAGCTACTTGTCCTGAATTGAAGGGGGCATCTCCATCGTTGTCTCTAAACCATAAATTCCATTCTGGGCTACCCGGAGTATAAACATATAAAATTGAGTCAGGAAATGGGCCAGGTAGCAAGAATGATTTAAAGGTATCCTGTGCAGGACTATGACAGCTCATACAAGAAGACAACGCTAAATTTGTATACTTTTTGCCCGTGTTGATGTCAACAGCTACCTGGGCAACCGCCCCGTCATTCGGACCACTCAATCTGCCTCCCCAACCCAATGTTTCTTTGCTATAGGCAGGCGCTTGAGGATTAATGACTGTTTCATATAATTTTGGGTAAGGTGGTTGAATGGGACTATTCACGCCCGGGTCATTGCCCCACATGGCACCCAATGGAACCATTTTAGCCCAGGGTGTTCCAGGCGCGTTCATGTCGTATACAAATGTGGAATACACCCATCCCGTTTTGGGGGCGGTTTTGCTATCCTTCACAATGACGTCCATTTGAAAGAAACTAACCTTGCGAACTTGATAGCCTCGTTTTGGGTTTTCTTTGGTTGCGATAGTATCATAAATGCTATAGGTTTGTGCATTTTTCATAACCGGCCAGTCTGGATAATTGATGTTTGAAAAAGCCAGCTTTACAATTACACTGCCTTCCTTAAACTGTGCGGCATCGTTGACCAAGTTAACTTTTTGTCCAGTTTTACCCCAAATTTGGCCTACCGTATAGGCTGCAGTTGAATCATACAAAACCAGCACATAACCAGCTTCGTCCACTTTTAAGGACTTGAACATATTGGCTGGATTGCCATTGCCCAAATAGGTTCCCAGAATGGCCTCCCTTTGCGCTCCCACCCAAGGTTCATTAAACCAGCCATATTTTGCGGAGGTCCATTGTTTGTTGTTGCTAAAAAAAGGCAATAATTTTGGGGCAATATAACTTTTTAATGAATCCATGTAAGCAAACACATTTGCCGCCGAGATGGGCTGCCCATTCAATGCCTTTTGCCAGGAAGGATTAACTACAGGGGGAACACTGGTTGGGTAATCGTGGCTGAGCACAAAAAGGGGGCCATTGTATTGCTGTTTTGTAGGCACCGAATCACGGTGATCTAAAAATGCGCCGTTCGGTTCAGCAACCAGCAAATCCGTTTTTATTTCGCCATCTTTAGGTTTGTTTTTATCGCCACAGCTGTATGATCCAAAAACCATAAGCAGCAATAAAACGAAAGCGGTCAATAGAAGGGGGATTTTTTTCATAACATTTGGTGTTTTAAGTGGATGAAAAAGAAGTGAACACTTTAATTTTAGTACCTTAAAAATATAATATAAAACCAAAAATTGCAATAGATTTTTGAAAAACAGGTATTTATACCTACAAGGAAAATAAATTGTTTTGATGAAATTTGACTACACCCTGTTATTTTAACCTTCGTCCTCCAAAATGCCGATCCCTTTGCCCAGAAAGACATAGCGTTTGAATTCGCTGGCAAACAACAAACAACACCATAAAAATCTCCACCTAAGCCTTTTGCATTCCTTCAATAGCACCCCATCCTTCCGGGGTAATCCCCATACCAGAATTCAAGTTTCACCCAGATTTTAGGGCATATCTATAAAATCTGTGTACATCTGTGGCCATCTGTGGTGAAATCATCGCTATCTATTTCCGCCGCAGGCGGGTGTCAAATTTTTACAATTCAGTGAAATGATTTATTTTGCAGAACCAAACCTATCCACCTATGCATCATTCATTTGCCCAAATCCGTTTACTTATGCATCTACTCGTCTGCGCCTATATTTTTTCTGGCTGTGGTGACAACTCCAAATCACCCCAACCACTGAGTGAAGCCGAAATTCCGGCAGGCATGTTTGTGGTGACCCCCTTGGAGGAATCCGGCAGCAATACAGAAAAAAAACCGGAAGCCCCGGAAGCTAGACTGGAAGTGAAGCGGGCCAGGTTTTTTTCCTATGTTTTGCCCGAGGGCTGGAAATTGCAGGAAGATGGGCAGTTTGCCCTCACCATGGTCGCTCCCGACCAAAAAGCGCTCACCATCATGGTCGGCAATTCTGGCTTGTTTCCCGATTACCCTCCGGGGCGTTTTGTGTACGACAAACTGATGGCCTTACAGCCTCAAAACCTGCAAATCGCCGACGGGCAGACCTGCGCGCCGATCAAGGGGTTTCAACATGCTTTTGCTTTTCCGGTGAGTTACAGCATTGGCGGGGTACCTTGTCGGGGTTTGGTGAAATGCCACATCGCCCCCTATTATGGCGGAGCGACCATGGCCATCACCGCGGCTTTGTCGGAAGCAAAACAGTGGGCGGGCTACAGTTCCTGGCTGCCTCTGGTGGCCGATCAGGTGGCTGCTGTCGACGGCGCGGCTTTTGGCATGCGGGGCGTGATGCAGCAAAACATTGAAACCTCAACTGCGTACGCCGAAGCAGCCCGAGAATACCGCGATTGGTCGCAACGCAACTGGCAGGCCGTAACGGATCACCGCAATGCCACCCAGGACCGCCAACAAAGGGATTTTCGGGAAAACCTGGGAGCTGTCCAGACCTGGCACAACCCCTACGACAACCAACGCCCCCTGGAGTTGACTACCCAATACAGCTATTACTGGGTAGACCGACAAGGGCATGTCCTGGGGACGAATGACCCGAGTGTCAATCCCAATCAGGGTTCGACAGGGGATTGGCAGATGATGCAGAAACGGCAATAGGTAGCGATGACCCTGAACTCGAAAAAAACGCGGGCAAAAAAATAACCTGGACCAATGCGGCCAGTAAAACAAGCATCGAACTCAGCGCTTACTACGATGTAGTTACCCAAAAGCATCGGGTTGCGGCCATTTTTAAAGCCCCCTACAATCCTTTGGTTTTGCCCACCAAATCTGATCGCAGTACAAGCACCGCTAAATTTACCGTCGTCAATTACTTGAGGAAGAAGCAAATGGCTATTGGCTGGATTTCGATGGCAAAGAGGTGTATTACTTCAATTTGAAACCCAAACAACCAGTTACCTTGGATTCTTACATCGGTCACGTTTGGCGTCTCAGGTCAGTCAACAACAAAAACGTCCTCAAAA includes these proteins:
- a CDS encoding N-6 DNA methylase, translated to MFEQTFKNIDDILHKDAGCSSELDYVEQTSWILFLKYLDDLEQDKATAAELTGKPYKNIISPEFQWATWAAPKKAKAGSASEVGRSVSEVELDHQRALTGDDLADFVNIQLFPYLKKFKTEAESPDTIEYKIGEIFSELKNRIQSGYNLREVINRIDELRFRTHAEKHEMSHLYEDKIKNMGNAGRNGGEYYTPRPLIKTIVKVVAPKIGQTIYDGAVGSAGFLVEAFEYLKNGGADGRPNLSTKDVETLQKRTFYGKEKKSLAYIIGIMNMILHGVEAPNIVHTNTLAENLSDIQEKDRYDIILANPPFGGKERAEVQQNFPIKTGETASLFLQHFIKILKAGGKAGVVIKNTFLSNTDNASISLRKLLLETCNLHTVLDLPGGTFTGAGVKTVVLFFEKGAPTQKVWFYQLNLERNLGKTNALNEKDLAEFVALQKLRAGQVEGPETENSWNLSVRDALSGSPNTYDLSAKNPNKKEESALRQPEEILAEMRALDEESADILNAIMELI
- a CDS encoding restriction endonuclease subunit S encodes the protein MREGWEMKKLGEVVSIERGGSPRPIEKYITNSPDGINWIKISDATASEKYIYETKEKITRDGLHKTRVVNEGDFILSNSMSFGRPYIMKTRGCIHDGWLVLKQKDNKIFETEFLYYLLSSPFVFQQFNSKAAGSTVRNLNIALVSSVDVPTPPLPEQHRIVAILDEAFAAIAKAKANAEQNLKNAKELFESYLQGVFEQRGDGWEEKTLGEIAKHSLGKMLDKNKNKGTLQKYLRNQSVRWFSFNLNDLTEMPFLENEKEKYTAIKGDVMVCEGGYPGRAAIWEEDYPIYFQKAIHRVRFHKIEYNKLFLYYLFISDKSGKLKTHFSGTGIQHFTGEALHKFVVPVPPVNEAKSIVQKLDALSAQTKKLEAIYQQKINDLEELKKSILQKAFSGELKTVEALAL
- the rhuM gene encoding virulence protein RhuM/Fic/DOC family protein; translation: MNGIEIYKTQNGETAIEVKFEQETVWLSQQQMAELFEQTKQNISLHINNCYKEGELEKTATVKEYLTVQNEGNREVKRRIEYYNLDVVISVGYRVKSKRGTQFRQWATQRLNDYLVKGQAINQKRLEELGKMVQLIERQGKTEGLQFIDAKGLLDILSNYTRSFVLLNQFDSHTLGTSSLNETITYEIQYPEALAAIAELKKQLIEKKEATELFGNEKDDGFKSSLQSIVQTFGGQYLYPSIEEQAANLLYFVIKNHSFSDGNKRIGAFLFIWFLEKNKHHLKKSGELKINDNGLTALALLVAQSDPAEKEMLVKLIMNLVNSPEP
- the hsdR gene encoding EcoAI/FtnUII family type I restriction enzme subunit R, which gives rise to MNEAETRAELIDPALKACGWGVVEGSRILREYHITAGKIQTGGQRAKKLSADYVLVYKGIKLAVIEAKSAELEVGEGVAQAKQYAEKLNVETTYSTNGKAIYSICMKTGVEALVDQYLSPQELWLKTYPQAGNPGEAEAEAWREKFAAVPFEDKSGTWQLRYYQELAVKNTLEAVAQQRNRILLTLATGTGKTAIAFQIAWKLFQTRWNLSQQLGGSAAVSRRPRILFLADRNILADQAYNSFSAFPEDALVRIKPSEIKKGGRVPTNGSIFFTIFQTFMSGTDKDGQPAPYFGEYPPDYFDFIIIDECHRGGANDEGNWRAILEYFSPAVQLGLTATPKRKDNVDTYKYFGEPVYVYSLKEGINDGFLTPFKVKRIKTTLDDYRYTSDDQVIEGEIEEGRLYAEPDFNRSIEIVEREAKRVKVYLEEANQKEKAIIFCATQGHAALIRDLVNQYKTSKDPNYCVRVTANDGEIGEQFLRDFQDNEKTIPTILTTSQKLSTGVDARNIRNIVLLRPVTSMIEFKQIVGRGTRLFEGKDFFTIYDFVDAYRHFSDPEWDGDPLEPEETSVVNEPREPYVPQPREKQEDDEEGGKLKRVKVKLRDGKEREIQHMMATSFWSAEGRPISAEEFLHNLFGELPKLFSDEAELRRLWSNPLTRRTLLEKLAEAGFGKDELNTLQQLIDAEKSDLFDVLEYVFNSDIKPMTRAERVAAAQATIFALLNDQQKEFIEFVLSKYIETGVEELDQEKLPLLLVNKYQSLQDAKGVLGEVRDISALFVEFQKYLYEEKVA